CCGAAGCGATCACACTGACGGGCGGCGAGGATGACCGACGCGCAGGATACAGCCCTCGAGGAGCCACGCCGTGAGACGCGGTGGGCTGCGGGGCCGACGACGCCGCACCTCTTCTCGATGACCTGGCGCGACGGTCTCTACCTCCACTGGCCCGTTTCCCCCGACCGGCTCCGACCGCACGTCCCGGCGCCGCTCGAGCTCGAGACGCGCAACGGCGAGGCGTGGGTGAGCGTCCTGCCGTTCGTCCTCGCCAGGGCTGGACTCCGCGGCTCGCCAGGACTCTCGCGGCTCTCGTTCCCGGAGCTCAACGTCAGGACCTACGTCCGCCACGAGGGGACGCCCGGACTCTTTTTCTTCAGCATCGACGTCGGCAACGCCTTCATCGCGCGGGGCGTCAGGCGAGCGACTCGGCTGCCGGTCCACCACGCCAAGATGAACGTCTCCGGCGACGACGACCGGGTCGCGTTCTCGAGCATCCGGGTTGACGATGGGGCCCGCTTCTCCGCGACGTACGAACCCGACGGCAAGATCTTCTACGCCGACCCCGGCACGCTCGAGCACTGGCTCACGGCGCGGCGACGCTTCTACGCCCCTCGCGACGGTGACGTGCTGACCGGCGAGATCGCCCACGCGCCGTGGCCGCTCCAGTCCGCGACGGCGACGATCCACGAGAACACGATGCTCGAGTCGAACGGCCTTCCGGGCGGGGAGGAGGAGCCACTCGCGCTCTTCAGCGGCGAACTCTCGATGACCGGCTCGATCGTTCGTCGGCTGCGCCAGGAACGGTAACGTTCGAGCGAACGACGGCGGTTTTACAGGCCGTGGGTACGAACGCTCGAGCCATGTCCGTCGCCGACGAGGAGAACCCCTACCTCAGGGAGCCACCGACCGACTTCGCGCCGGTCGAGGAACTCGACGAGGAGGACGCCCGCGAACAGGTCGCGCAGTTGCGCGAGGCGATCCGTGAGCACGACCGCCGGTACTACGTGGAGAACGACCCGATCGTCGCCGACCGGACCTACGATGCGTTGTTTGCCCGCCTGCAGGAACTCGAGGAGGCGTTCGACCTCGTCCACCCCGACAGCCCGACCCGGCGAGTCGGCGGTGAGCCACTCGAGGCGTTCGAGACGGTCGAGCACGTCGCGCCGATGCTCTCGATCGCCCAGAGCGGCGAGGCGGCCGACGTCCGGGAGTTCGACGAACGGGTCCGTCGCGAGGTCGGCGAGGTCCGGTACGTCTGTGAGCCCAAGTTCGACGGCGTCTCCATGGAGTTCGTCTACGAGGACGGCCGGCTCGAGCGGGCGGTCACCCGTGGCGACGGCCGGGAGGGCGACGACGTGACGCGGAACGCCCGAACGATCGGCTCCGTGCCGGGGCGGTTACACGACGACCCACCGGACTTTTTCGCCGTCCGCGGGGAGGTCTACATGCCGAAAGACGCCTTCCAGGCGTACAACCGCGAGCGACTCGAGCGCGGCGACGACCCCTTCGCCAACCCCCGGAACGCCACGGCGGGGACGATTCGCCAGCTCGATCCGTCGGTCGTCGCCGAACGACCCCTCTCTGTTTTTTACTTCGACGTGCTCGACGCGAGCGAGCTCGAAGACACCCACTGGGAGGAACTGCGGACCTTCCCCAGCTACGGCTTACGGACGAACGACCGGGTCGAACGCGTGGATTCGATCGAGGACGCGATCAGCTATCGAGACCGGTTGCTGGAGGAGCGAGACGACTTGCCCTACGAGATCGACGGCGTGGTGATCAAAGTCGACGACCGCGAGGCTCGCGAGGAACTCGGCCAGACGGCCCGGCACGACCGCTGGGCGTTCGCCTACAAGTTCCCCGCTCGAGCGGAGGTGACGACGATCGCCGACGTCGCCGTCCAGGTGGGCCGGACGGGCCGGGTGACGCCCGTCGCACTGCTCGAGCCGGTCGACGTCGGCGGCGTGACGGTCTCGCGGGCGAGCCTGCACAATCCGGCGGAGATCGCCGAGAAGAACGTGAACGTCGGCGACACGGTCCGGGTCCAGCGCGCTGGCGACGTCATTCCCTACGTCGAGGACGTGCTCGAGAAGGGCAGCGAGGGTCACTACGAGCTCCCCGAGACGTGCCCCGTCTGTGACAGTCCGCTCGAGCGCGAGGGACCCATCGCCTACTGCATCGGCGGGCTGGCCTGCGACGCCCAGCTCCGCCGCTCGATCGAGTACTACGCGAGCGACGACGGCCTCGACCTCGAGGGGCTCGGCGAGCGAACCGTCCGCCAGCTGGTCGACGCCGACCTGGTCGGGAGTGTCGCCGACCTCTACGAGCTCGAGCGCGAGGAGCTGCTCGAACTCGAGGGCTGGGGCGAGACGAGTGCCGACAACCTGCTCGCTGAACTCGAGGCCAGTCGTGAACCTCCGCTGTCGGGCTTCCTTTCAGCACTCGGCATCCCCCACGTCGGCCCGACGACGGCTCGCAACCTCGCTCGCGAGCTCGGTTCGTTCGAGGCGCTCAGCGCGACGGCTCTCGAGGAGCCAGAACGGCTCGAAGAAGTCGACGACGTGGGCGAGACGGTCGCTCAGGCGATCGGCGACTTCTTCGCGAGCGAGGCCAACGCCGCGGCCGTCGACGACCTCCTCGAGCACGTCTCACCGCGGGCAGACGGCGCCGCGGCCGAGGGCGAGGGCGGCGACGAACTCGAGGGGCTGACGGTCGTCTTCACCGGGTCGCTCTCCGAGCTGACCCGCAGCGAGGCCCAGGAACTCGTCGAGGCCCACGGCGCGAACGCCACGAGCAGCGTTTCGGGCAACACGGACTACCTCGTGATCGGCGAGAACCCGGGTGCCAGAAAGCGCGAGGACGCCGAGGCGAACGACGTGCCGGTCCTCGACGAGACGGCCGGCGAGTTCCGGGCGTTCCTCGAGGAGCACGGTCTCGACCTCGAGTGATCGGAACCGGCCTCGAGTGGGCGAGCCGGCGGTGAGCGCGTTCGGCGGTCGGCTATCGGCGGGTTGCGTGCTCCGGGCCGACGGTTATCCCCCTTCGTCGCCTCGCTCGAGTCATGAGCGACTCCGGCGACGCCGCGCATATGGAACTGACACCCGACGCCTGGCACCAGACCGACGAGGGCCGCTATTACGTCGACTGTCCGGAGTGTGGGTCGGCTGCGTCGCTTTCGAACGTCGTCACACACGGCCGCTGTAACGGCTATCTCGACCAGCGGGAGGGGGAGACGGAACTCGACGAGGAAGCGATGAGCTGCACGGCGCGGCTCTGGTTCGAACTCGGCTACGAGTCTGCTCCCGGCGAGACGGGAGCGGACGAGGCCGTCGGCGAGGACGCGGCCGACTGACGGGGCCGTTCACCCACCGCCTCGTTCACTCGCCACTCATCCGCCGCGCTTCCCCTGGTAGCGTCGCTCGTCGATCCGTTCGATCGAGAACTCGAGTGACTCGTAGAACGGCCTGACGCGCTCGTCGAACCGCGCCGTGAGCCGTCCCTCGCGCTCGAGCGCCCGCTCGATCAGCGCGGTGCCGATCCCCCGGTCGCGTCGGCGACGCCTGACGGCGA
This portion of the Natronobeatus ordinarius genome encodes:
- a CDS encoding YqjF family protein — protein: MTDAQDTALEEPRRETRWAAGPTTPHLFSMTWRDGLYLHWPVSPDRLRPHVPAPLELETRNGEAWVSVLPFVLARAGLRGSPGLSRLSFPELNVRTYVRHEGTPGLFFFSIDVGNAFIARGVRRATRLPVHHAKMNVSGDDDRVAFSSIRVDDGARFSATYEPDGKIFYADPGTLEHWLTARRRFYAPRDGDVLTGEIAHAPWPLQSATATIHENTMLESNGLPGGEEEPLALFSGELSMTGSIVRRLRQER
- the ligA gene encoding NAD-dependent DNA ligase LigA; the protein is MSVADEENPYLREPPTDFAPVEELDEEDAREQVAQLREAIREHDRRYYVENDPIVADRTYDALFARLQELEEAFDLVHPDSPTRRVGGEPLEAFETVEHVAPMLSIAQSGEAADVREFDERVRREVGEVRYVCEPKFDGVSMEFVYEDGRLERAVTRGDGREGDDVTRNARTIGSVPGRLHDDPPDFFAVRGEVYMPKDAFQAYNRERLERGDDPFANPRNATAGTIRQLDPSVVAERPLSVFYFDVLDASELEDTHWEELRTFPSYGLRTNDRVERVDSIEDAISYRDRLLEERDDLPYEIDGVVIKVDDREAREELGQTARHDRWAFAYKFPARAEVTTIADVAVQVGRTGRVTPVALLEPVDVGGVTVSRASLHNPAEIAEKNVNVGDTVRVQRAGDVIPYVEDVLEKGSEGHYELPETCPVCDSPLEREGPIAYCIGGLACDAQLRRSIEYYASDDGLDLEGLGERTVRQLVDADLVGSVADLYELEREELLELEGWGETSADNLLAELEASREPPLSGFLSALGIPHVGPTTARNLARELGSFEALSATALEEPERLEEVDDVGETVAQAIGDFFASEANAAAVDDLLEHVSPRADGAAAEGEGGDELEGLTVVFTGSLSELTRSEAQELVEAHGANATSSVSGNTDYLVIGENPGARKREDAEANDVPVLDETAGEFRAFLEEHGLDLE